In the Maribacter sp. MJ134 genome, one interval contains:
- a CDS encoding sodium:solute symporter, translated as MNASHILLLIGGYFILLLLISYFTGKNDSNEDFFKAGKQSPWYLVAFGMVGASLSGVTFISVPGWVDASQFSYMQVVFGYFLGYLITAYVLLPIYYRQNVTSIYEYLDNRFGFVSYKVGAISFFISRVLGAAFRLFLVAIVLQQFVFDSWNVPFEITVTLSILLIWIYTFKGGIKTIVWTDTLQTLFMLVSVGLSIYFILNKLEWSFSDFLMSQELSAYSKTIFTDNFFAKNHLIKSFLGGMFVTICMTGLDQDMMQKNLTCKNLKDAQKNMVSFSVVLVLVTFVFMLLGALLFIYAEKFQIAIPLMDGAPKSDLLFPEIALNSGLGITVAITFMLGLIAAAYSSADSALTSLTTSFCVDFLGTEKKSEKEAKATRRKTHVGMSILLILVVVSFKYILDRNVIDGLLTVASYTYGPLLGLFSFGIFTNYQVKDNYVWLVALLSVVVIVILGKIPAENLGGYVFGYELLPINGLLTFIGLWFIRKKTAGTALTNS; from the coding sequence ATGAACGCTTCCCATATATTGCTTTTAATCGGTGGTTATTTTATTCTATTACTTCTGATATCATATTTTACGGGAAAAAATGATTCCAACGAAGATTTTTTTAAAGCGGGAAAACAATCACCTTGGTATCTAGTCGCATTTGGAATGGTAGGTGCCTCCCTATCCGGTGTTACCTTTATCTCGGTTCCTGGTTGGGTAGATGCTTCACAATTTAGCTACATGCAGGTGGTCTTCGGATATTTCTTGGGCTACCTTATTACCGCATACGTGCTATTACCCATATATTACCGACAGAACGTTACCTCCATTTACGAATACTTGGACAACAGATTCGGTTTTGTGAGTTATAAAGTAGGTGCCATTTCATTCTTTATCTCCAGAGTTTTGGGAGCCGCATTTAGACTATTCCTAGTAGCAATCGTTTTACAGCAGTTCGTATTCGATTCGTGGAACGTTCCGTTTGAAATTACCGTAACACTTTCCATTCTTTTAATTTGGATATACACTTTTAAGGGTGGTATAAAAACTATAGTATGGACCGATACGTTGCAGACCTTGTTCATGCTTGTCTCGGTAGGGTTATCTATCTATTTTATCTTGAACAAATTAGAATGGAGTTTTTCAGATTTTCTGATGTCTCAAGAGTTATCTGCCTATAGTAAAACCATTTTTACGGATAATTTCTTTGCTAAAAACCATTTGATAAAATCATTTTTGGGAGGAATGTTCGTCACCATTTGTATGACAGGATTAGACCAAGATATGATGCAAAAGAACCTTACGTGTAAAAACCTAAAGGATGCACAGAAAAATATGGTTTCTTTTAGTGTAGTACTCGTTTTGGTAACCTTTGTTTTTATGTTGTTAGGTGCCCTATTGTTCATTTACGCCGAAAAATTTCAGATAGCAATTCCTTTAATGGACGGAGCCCCAAAGTCCGACTTACTCTTTCCGGAAATTGCCTTGAACAGTGGACTAGGAATAACCGTAGCCATAACATTTATGTTGGGTTTAATTGCAGCGGCATATAGCAGCGCCGATAGTGCCCTAACTTCACTGACCACTTCTTTCTGCGTAGATTTCTTAGGCACTGAAAAGAAATCTGAAAAGGAGGCTAAGGCCACGAGGAGAAAAACTCATGTTGGAATGAGCATACTGCTCATTTTGGTCGTCGTTTCCTTCAAATATATATTGGACCGAAACGTAATAGATGGTCTGCTTACAGTGGCTTCTTACACTTACGGGCCCTTATTGGGACTTTTTTCCTTTGGCATTTTTACGAATTACCAGGTTAAGGATAACTACGTCTGGTTGGTGGCCTTATTATCGGTCGTTGTTATAGTTATTCTTGGAAAAATTCCGGCAGAGAATTTGGGCGGTTATGTCTTTGGATACGAACTTTTGCCCATTAACGGTTTGCTTACATTTATTGGCCTATGGTTCATTCGGAAAAAAACAGCTGGAACAGCTTTGACTAATTCTTAG
- a CDS encoding CoA-binding protein — MKQTLVFGASLKSERYSNIAVKRLVNKGIQTEAFGLRSGNIGGVQVNTNLDKFQDIHTITLYLNPQRQKQYYKDILALHPKRVIFNPGTENPEFYKLLKESNIEVEVACTLVLLATGQY; from the coding sequence ATGAAACAAACACTCGTTTTCGGAGCTTCTTTAAAATCAGAGCGTTACAGCAATATTGCTGTAAAAAGATTGGTAAATAAAGGAATCCAAACCGAAGCTTTTGGTTTAAGAAGTGGTAATATCGGGGGAGTTCAAGTTAATACCAATTTAGATAAATTCCAAGATATTCATACAATAACGTTGTATTTGAATCCACAGCGACAAAAGCAATATTATAAGGACATTCTGGCATTGCATCCCAAGCGCGTAATTTTTAATCCTGGAACGGAGAACCCTGAATTTTATAAACTATTGAAAGAAAGTAACATAGAGGTAGAAGTGGCCTGTACATTAGTTTTGCTGGCCACCGGTCAATACTAA